The following coding sequences lie in one Salmo salar chromosome ssa13, Ssal_v3.1, whole genome shotgun sequence genomic window:
- the LOC106566849 gene encoding cold shock domain-containing protein E1 isoform X5: MGSPWKGFVEFTLPASPPAAFVSADLSSTSPVGLSLSPYGRSCDPVLTPLSDMERVHSEPPLARNTASATSVVAIPRSFSVSHKKHKRTPLYQRSMSFDPGMLHNGHTAFANGTAVGIRETGVVEKLLTSYGFIQCSERQARLFFHCSQYNGNLQELKIGDDVEFEVSSDRRTGKPIAVKLLKIKPEVLPEERISGQVGPDSHASPFTVLHGYIHPVVSAIPTHLDGKSAPGQVPTGSVCYERNGYGFLPTQEVFYLTYTPDDIEGNMHLDTGDKVSFYMETNKHTGAVSAHNIVLVKKKQMRCQGVVCATKEAFGFIERADVVKEIFFHYSEFKGDLEALQAGDDVEFTIKERNGKEVATDVRLLAQGTVIFEDISIEQFEGTVIKVIPKVTTKNQNDPLPGRICARISYTDKELLFGEKDTKSKVTLLEGDHVQFNISTDRRDKLERATNIDILPDTFHFTKESREMGVIAAMRDGFGFIKCVDRDARMFFHFSEVLEESQLHISDEVEFTVVPVSPGKKSMDMLSAQRNHAVRIKKLPKGTVSFHTQSEQRFVGVVEKETTAAITNNKSASPSKAKEKKKDKEAEEGVISYEDCGVKLTVSYHVKDLEGAAQPQAGDKVEFSINEVKRTGQQSAVTIKILNRTVNTKRLLGYIATLKDNFGFIETANHDQEIFFHYSELCGDMENLELGDTVEYTLSKGKGNKVSAEKVTKVAAVNSVGQDVGEAVMLGKVVRPLRSVDPSQTEYQGLIEHSEEEGTKGQNYPFGIMGMTNKADCLQKGELVKFQLCTVAQTGQKMACNVVPQRKALVECVKDQFGFITYEVGESKKLFFHVKEVQDGLELQTGDEVEFSVILNQRTGKCSACNVRRVSEGPKPVATPRPDRLVNRLKSITLDDASAPRLVIVRQPRGPDNSKGFNVERKTRQPGVID; this comes from the exons ATGGGCAGCCCCTGGAAAGGCTTTGTCGAGTTTACCTTGCCCGCGTCGCCGCCTGCCGCGTTCGTTAGCGCTGACCTGAGCAGCACCTCGCCCGTCGGACTCAGCCTGTCACCGTACGGCCGATCC TGTGACCCAGTCCTGACCCCACTGTCAGATATGGAGAGAGTGCACTCTGAACCCCCTTTGGCACGTAATACTGCCTCTGCCACCTCTGTGGTGGCTATCCCCCGCTCGTTCTCGGTTTCCCACAAAAAACACAAGCGGACACCCCTGTATCAGAGATCA ATGAGTTTTGACCCTGGCATGCTCCACAATGGGCACACCGCGTTTGCCAACGGCACGGCGGTGGGCATCAGGGAGACTGGCGTGGTGGAGAAGCTGCTCACCTCCTATGGGTTCATCCAGTGCTCGGAGCGGCAGGCACGCCTCTTCTTTCACTGCTCCCAGTACAACGGCAACCTGCAGGAGCTCAAGATAGGAG aTGATGTGGAGTTTGAAGTGTCCTCAGACAGGCGTACTGGCAAGCCCATAGCAGTGAAGCTGCTTAAGATCAAACCAGAGGTGCTTCCAGAGGAGCGCATCTCGGGCCAGGTGGGGCCAGACTCGCACGCCTCTCCATTTACTGTGCTGCATGGTTATATTCATCCA GTCGTCTCAGCGATTCCTACTCACCTGGATGGCAAGTCTGCTCCAGGGCAGGTGCCCACTGGCAGTGTGTGCTACGAGAGAAATGGG TATGGATTCCTTCCCACGCAGGAGGTGTTTTACTTGACCTACACCCCAGACGACATAGAGGGCAACATGCACCTGGACACGGGAGACAAAGTCAGCTTCTACATGGAAACCAACAAGCA CACCGGTGCAGTCAGTGCACACAACATTGTCCTGGTAAAGAAGAAACAGATGAGGTGCCAGGGGGTTGTCTGTGCCACCAAG GAGGCCTTTGGGTTCATTGAGAGAGCTGACGTGGTGAAGGAGATCTTCTTCCACTACAGCGAGTTCAAGGGCGACCTGGAGGCCCTGCAGGCCGGCGACGACGTGGAGTTTACCATCAAAGAGAGAAAC GGGAAAGAGGTGGCTACTGACGTGAGGCTGCTCGCCCAGGGGACAGTCATATTTGAGGACATCAGCATCGAGCAGTTTGAAGGCACTGTTATCAAGGTCATCCCTAAAGTAACAACCAAGAACCAG AATGATCCACTACCAGGCCGCATCTGTGCCAGGATCAGTTACACGGACAAGGAGCTCCTGTTTGGTGAGAAGGACACCAAGTCCAAGGTGACCCTGCTGGAAGGTGACCATGTGCAGTTCAACATTTCCACGGACCGAAGGGACAAGCTGGAGCGGGCCACCAACATCGACATCCTGCCCGATACCTTCCACTTCACCAAGGAGTCCCGTGAGATG GGTGTGATCGCTGCCATGCGCGACGGCTTTGGCTTCATCAAGTGTGTGGACCGGGACGCCAGGATGTTCTTTCACTTTAGCGAGGTCCTGGAGGAGAGCCAGCTGCACATCTCTGACGAAGTAGAGTTCACCGTTGTGCCCGTGAGTCCAGGGAAAAAGTCCATG GACATGCTGTCTGCCCAGAGGAACCATGCGGTGCGCATCAAGAAGCTGCCCAAAGGCACCGTATCCTTCCATACCCAGTCTGAGCAGCGCTTTGTGGGCGTGGTAGAGAAGGAGACCACGGCAGCCATCACCAACAACAAGAGCGCAAGCCCCAGCAAGGCCAAAGAGAAG AAAAAAGACAAG GAAGCAGAAGAGGGAGTGATTTCTTATGAGGACTGTGGAGTGAAGCTGACTGTGTCGTACCATGTCAAAGACCTGGAGGGAGCTGCCCAGCCACAGGCAGGAGACAAG GTGGAGTTCTCCATCAATGAGGTAAAGAGGACGGGCCAGCAGAGTGCGGTCACGATTAAGATCCTCAACCGCACAGTCAACACCAAAAGGCTGCTGGGATACATCGCCACCCTGAAAGACAACTTTGGGTTCATTGAGACGGCCAATCACGATCAAGAGATCTTCTTTCACTACAG TGAGCTGTGTGGAGACATGGAGAACCTGGAGCTGGGTGACACTGTGGAATACACCCTGTCCAAGGGCAAAGGAAACAAAGTCAGCGCTGAGAAGGTTACGAAGGTAGCAGCAG TGAATAGTGTGGGGCAGGATGTTGGTGAGGCGGTGATGCTGGGGAAGGTGGTGCGCCCTCTGCGTAGTGTGGACCCGTCGCAGACAGAGTACCAGGGGCTCATCGAGCACTCAGAGGAAG AGGGCACGAAGGGCCAGAATTACCCCTTTGGCATCATGGGCATGACAAACAAGGCAGACTGTCTGCAGAAAGGAGAGCTGGTGAAGTTCCAGCTGTGCACAGTGGCCCAGACAGGACAGAAGATGGCTTGCAACGTTGTCCCCCAACGCAAAGCCTTAGTGGAGTGCGTCAAGGACCAG TTTGGTTTCATCACATATGAAGTTGGTGAGAGTAAGAAGCTGTTTTTCCATGTCAAAGAGGTGCAGGATGGCTTGGAGCTCCAGACTGGGGATGAGGTGGAGTTCTCAGTCATTCTCAACCAACGCACAGGGAAATGTAGTGCCTGCAATGTGCGCAGAGTCAG TGAAGGGCCTAAACCGGTGGCAACCCCCCGTCCCGATCGTTTGGTCAACCGGCTCAAGAGCATCACCCTGGATGACGCTAGCGCCCCCCGCCTAGTCATTGTGAGACAGCCCCGTGGCCCTGACAACTCAAAG GGCTTCAACGTGGAGCGGAAGACTCGTCAACCGGGTGTAATTGACTGA
- the LOC106566849 gene encoding cold shock domain-containing protein E1 isoform X2, with protein MGSPWKGFVEFTLPASPPAAFVSADLSSTSPVGLSLSPYGRSCDPVLTPLSDMERVHSEPPLARNTASATSVVAIPRSFSVSHKKHKRTPLYQRSMSFDPGMLHNGHTAFANGTAVGIRETGVVEKLLTSYGFIQCSERQARLFFHCSQYNGNLQELKIGDDVEFEVSSDRRTGKPIAVKLLKIKPEVLPEERISGQVGPDSHASPFTVLHGYIHPVVSAIPTHLDGKSAPGQVPTGSVCYERNGYGFLPTQEVFYLTYTPDDIEGNMHLDTGDKVSFYMETNKHTGAVSAHNIVLVKKKQMRCQGVVCATKEAFGFIERADVVKEIFFHYSEFKGDLEALQAGDDVEFTIKERNGKEVATDVRLLAQGTVIFEDISIEQFEGTVIKVIPKVTTKNQNDPLPGRICARISYTDKELLFGEKDTKSKVTLLEGDHVQFNISTDRRDKLERATNIDILPDTFHFTKESREMVRTLRRSMGVIAAMRDGFGFIKCVDRDARMFFHFSEVLEESQLHISDEVEFTVVPVSPGKKSMDMLSAQRNHAVRIKKLPKGTVSFHTQSEQRFVGVVEKETTAAITNNKSASPSKAKEKEAEEGVISYEDCGVKLTVSYHVKDLEGAAQPQAGDKVEFSINEVKRTGQQSAVTIKILNRTVNTKRLLGYIATLKDNFGFIETANHDQEIFFHYSELCGDMENLELGDTVEYTLSKGKGNKVSAEKVTKVAAVNSVGQDVGEAVMLGKVVRPLRSVDPSQTEYQGLIEHSEEEGTKGQNYPFGIMGMTNKADCLQKGELVKFQLCTVAQTGQKMACNVVPQRKALVECVKDQFGFITYEVGESKKLFFHVKEVQDGLELQTGDEVEFSVILNQRTGKCSACNVRRVSEGPKPVATPRPDRLVNRLKSITLDDASAPRLVIVRQPRGPDNSKGFNVERKTRQPGVID; from the exons ATGGGCAGCCCCTGGAAAGGCTTTGTCGAGTTTACCTTGCCCGCGTCGCCGCCTGCCGCGTTCGTTAGCGCTGACCTGAGCAGCACCTCGCCCGTCGGACTCAGCCTGTCACCGTACGGCCGATCC TGTGACCCAGTCCTGACCCCACTGTCAGATATGGAGAGAGTGCACTCTGAACCCCCTTTGGCACGTAATACTGCCTCTGCCACCTCTGTGGTGGCTATCCCCCGCTCGTTCTCGGTTTCCCACAAAAAACACAAGCGGACACCCCTGTATCAGAGATCA ATGAGTTTTGACCCTGGCATGCTCCACAATGGGCACACCGCGTTTGCCAACGGCACGGCGGTGGGCATCAGGGAGACTGGCGTGGTGGAGAAGCTGCTCACCTCCTATGGGTTCATCCAGTGCTCGGAGCGGCAGGCACGCCTCTTCTTTCACTGCTCCCAGTACAACGGCAACCTGCAGGAGCTCAAGATAGGAG aTGATGTGGAGTTTGAAGTGTCCTCAGACAGGCGTACTGGCAAGCCCATAGCAGTGAAGCTGCTTAAGATCAAACCAGAGGTGCTTCCAGAGGAGCGCATCTCGGGCCAGGTGGGGCCAGACTCGCACGCCTCTCCATTTACTGTGCTGCATGGTTATATTCATCCA GTCGTCTCAGCGATTCCTACTCACCTGGATGGCAAGTCTGCTCCAGGGCAGGTGCCCACTGGCAGTGTGTGCTACGAGAGAAATGGG TATGGATTCCTTCCCACGCAGGAGGTGTTTTACTTGACCTACACCCCAGACGACATAGAGGGCAACATGCACCTGGACACGGGAGACAAAGTCAGCTTCTACATGGAAACCAACAAGCA CACCGGTGCAGTCAGTGCACACAACATTGTCCTGGTAAAGAAGAAACAGATGAGGTGCCAGGGGGTTGTCTGTGCCACCAAG GAGGCCTTTGGGTTCATTGAGAGAGCTGACGTGGTGAAGGAGATCTTCTTCCACTACAGCGAGTTCAAGGGCGACCTGGAGGCCCTGCAGGCCGGCGACGACGTGGAGTTTACCATCAAAGAGAGAAAC GGGAAAGAGGTGGCTACTGACGTGAGGCTGCTCGCCCAGGGGACAGTCATATTTGAGGACATCAGCATCGAGCAGTTTGAAGGCACTGTTATCAAGGTCATCCCTAAAGTAACAACCAAGAACCAG AATGATCCACTACCAGGCCGCATCTGTGCCAGGATCAGTTACACGGACAAGGAGCTCCTGTTTGGTGAGAAGGACACCAAGTCCAAGGTGACCCTGCTGGAAGGTGACCATGTGCAGTTCAACATTTCCACGGACCGAAGGGACAAGCTGGAGCGGGCCACCAACATCGACATCCTGCCCGATACCTTCCACTTCACCAAGGAGTCCCGTGAGATGGTAAGGACCCTGAGGAGATCCATG GGTGTGATCGCTGCCATGCGCGACGGCTTTGGCTTCATCAAGTGTGTGGACCGGGACGCCAGGATGTTCTTTCACTTTAGCGAGGTCCTGGAGGAGAGCCAGCTGCACATCTCTGACGAAGTAGAGTTCACCGTTGTGCCCGTGAGTCCAGGGAAAAAGTCCATG GACATGCTGTCTGCCCAGAGGAACCATGCGGTGCGCATCAAGAAGCTGCCCAAAGGCACCGTATCCTTCCATACCCAGTCTGAGCAGCGCTTTGTGGGCGTGGTAGAGAAGGAGACCACGGCAGCCATCACCAACAACAAGAGCGCAAGCCCCAGCAAGGCCAAAGAGAAG GAAGCAGAAGAGGGAGTGATTTCTTATGAGGACTGTGGAGTGAAGCTGACTGTGTCGTACCATGTCAAAGACCTGGAGGGAGCTGCCCAGCCACAGGCAGGAGACAAG GTGGAGTTCTCCATCAATGAGGTAAAGAGGACGGGCCAGCAGAGTGCGGTCACGATTAAGATCCTCAACCGCACAGTCAACACCAAAAGGCTGCTGGGATACATCGCCACCCTGAAAGACAACTTTGGGTTCATTGAGACGGCCAATCACGATCAAGAGATCTTCTTTCACTACAG TGAGCTGTGTGGAGACATGGAGAACCTGGAGCTGGGTGACACTGTGGAATACACCCTGTCCAAGGGCAAAGGAAACAAAGTCAGCGCTGAGAAGGTTACGAAGGTAGCAGCAG TGAATAGTGTGGGGCAGGATGTTGGTGAGGCGGTGATGCTGGGGAAGGTGGTGCGCCCTCTGCGTAGTGTGGACCCGTCGCAGACAGAGTACCAGGGGCTCATCGAGCACTCAGAGGAAG AGGGCACGAAGGGCCAGAATTACCCCTTTGGCATCATGGGCATGACAAACAAGGCAGACTGTCTGCAGAAAGGAGAGCTGGTGAAGTTCCAGCTGTGCACAGTGGCCCAGACAGGACAGAAGATGGCTTGCAACGTTGTCCCCCAACGCAAAGCCTTAGTGGAGTGCGTCAAGGACCAG TTTGGTTTCATCACATATGAAGTTGGTGAGAGTAAGAAGCTGTTTTTCCATGTCAAAGAGGTGCAGGATGGCTTGGAGCTCCAGACTGGGGATGAGGTGGAGTTCTCAGTCATTCTCAACCAACGCACAGGGAAATGTAGTGCCTGCAATGTGCGCAGAGTCAG TGAAGGGCCTAAACCGGTGGCAACCCCCCGTCCCGATCGTTTGGTCAACCGGCTCAAGAGCATCACCCTGGATGACGCTAGCGCCCCCCGCCTAGTCATTGTGAGACAGCCCCGTGGCCCTGACAACTCAAAG GGCTTCAACGTGGAGCGGAAGACTCGTCAACCGGGTGTAATTGACTGA
- the LOC106566849 gene encoding cold shock domain-containing protein E1 isoform X1, whose protein sequence is MGSPWKGFVEFTLPASPPAAFVSADLSSTSPVGLSLSPYGRSCDPVLTPLSDMERVHSEPPLARNTASATSVVAIPRSFSVSHKKHKRTPLYQRSMSFDPGMLHNGHTAFANGTAVGIRETGVVEKLLTSYGFIQCSERQARLFFHCSQYNGNLQELKIGDDVEFEVSSDRRTGKPIAVKLLKIKPEVLPEERISGQVGPDSHASPFTVLHGYIHPVVSAIPTHLDGKSAPGQVPTGSVCYERNGYGFLPTQEVFYLTYTPDDIEGNMHLDTGDKVSFYMETNKHTGAVSAHNIVLVKKKQMRCQGVVCATKEAFGFIERADVVKEIFFHYSEFKGDLEALQAGDDVEFTIKERNGKEVATDVRLLAQGTVIFEDISIEQFEGTVIKVIPKVTTKNQNDPLPGRICARISYTDKELLFGEKDTKSKVTLLEGDHVQFNISTDRRDKLERATNIDILPDTFHFTKESREMVRTLRRSMGVIAAMRDGFGFIKCVDRDARMFFHFSEVLEESQLHISDEVEFTVVPVSPGKKSMDMLSAQRNHAVRIKKLPKGTVSFHTQSEQRFVGVVEKETTAAITNNKSASPSKAKEKKKDKEAEEGVISYEDCGVKLTVSYHVKDLEGAAQPQAGDKVEFSINEVKRTGQQSAVTIKILNRTVNTKRLLGYIATLKDNFGFIETANHDQEIFFHYSELCGDMENLELGDTVEYTLSKGKGNKVSAEKVTKVAAVNSVGQDVGEAVMLGKVVRPLRSVDPSQTEYQGLIEHSEEEGTKGQNYPFGIMGMTNKADCLQKGELVKFQLCTVAQTGQKMACNVVPQRKALVECVKDQFGFITYEVGESKKLFFHVKEVQDGLELQTGDEVEFSVILNQRTGKCSACNVRRVSEGPKPVATPRPDRLVNRLKSITLDDASAPRLVIVRQPRGPDNSKGFNVERKTRQPGVID, encoded by the exons ATGGGCAGCCCCTGGAAAGGCTTTGTCGAGTTTACCTTGCCCGCGTCGCCGCCTGCCGCGTTCGTTAGCGCTGACCTGAGCAGCACCTCGCCCGTCGGACTCAGCCTGTCACCGTACGGCCGATCC TGTGACCCAGTCCTGACCCCACTGTCAGATATGGAGAGAGTGCACTCTGAACCCCCTTTGGCACGTAATACTGCCTCTGCCACCTCTGTGGTGGCTATCCCCCGCTCGTTCTCGGTTTCCCACAAAAAACACAAGCGGACACCCCTGTATCAGAGATCA ATGAGTTTTGACCCTGGCATGCTCCACAATGGGCACACCGCGTTTGCCAACGGCACGGCGGTGGGCATCAGGGAGACTGGCGTGGTGGAGAAGCTGCTCACCTCCTATGGGTTCATCCAGTGCTCGGAGCGGCAGGCACGCCTCTTCTTTCACTGCTCCCAGTACAACGGCAACCTGCAGGAGCTCAAGATAGGAG aTGATGTGGAGTTTGAAGTGTCCTCAGACAGGCGTACTGGCAAGCCCATAGCAGTGAAGCTGCTTAAGATCAAACCAGAGGTGCTTCCAGAGGAGCGCATCTCGGGCCAGGTGGGGCCAGACTCGCACGCCTCTCCATTTACTGTGCTGCATGGTTATATTCATCCA GTCGTCTCAGCGATTCCTACTCACCTGGATGGCAAGTCTGCTCCAGGGCAGGTGCCCACTGGCAGTGTGTGCTACGAGAGAAATGGG TATGGATTCCTTCCCACGCAGGAGGTGTTTTACTTGACCTACACCCCAGACGACATAGAGGGCAACATGCACCTGGACACGGGAGACAAAGTCAGCTTCTACATGGAAACCAACAAGCA CACCGGTGCAGTCAGTGCACACAACATTGTCCTGGTAAAGAAGAAACAGATGAGGTGCCAGGGGGTTGTCTGTGCCACCAAG GAGGCCTTTGGGTTCATTGAGAGAGCTGACGTGGTGAAGGAGATCTTCTTCCACTACAGCGAGTTCAAGGGCGACCTGGAGGCCCTGCAGGCCGGCGACGACGTGGAGTTTACCATCAAAGAGAGAAAC GGGAAAGAGGTGGCTACTGACGTGAGGCTGCTCGCCCAGGGGACAGTCATATTTGAGGACATCAGCATCGAGCAGTTTGAAGGCACTGTTATCAAGGTCATCCCTAAAGTAACAACCAAGAACCAG AATGATCCACTACCAGGCCGCATCTGTGCCAGGATCAGTTACACGGACAAGGAGCTCCTGTTTGGTGAGAAGGACACCAAGTCCAAGGTGACCCTGCTGGAAGGTGACCATGTGCAGTTCAACATTTCCACGGACCGAAGGGACAAGCTGGAGCGGGCCACCAACATCGACATCCTGCCCGATACCTTCCACTTCACCAAGGAGTCCCGTGAGATGGTAAGGACCCTGAGGAGATCCATG GGTGTGATCGCTGCCATGCGCGACGGCTTTGGCTTCATCAAGTGTGTGGACCGGGACGCCAGGATGTTCTTTCACTTTAGCGAGGTCCTGGAGGAGAGCCAGCTGCACATCTCTGACGAAGTAGAGTTCACCGTTGTGCCCGTGAGTCCAGGGAAAAAGTCCATG GACATGCTGTCTGCCCAGAGGAACCATGCGGTGCGCATCAAGAAGCTGCCCAAAGGCACCGTATCCTTCCATACCCAGTCTGAGCAGCGCTTTGTGGGCGTGGTAGAGAAGGAGACCACGGCAGCCATCACCAACAACAAGAGCGCAAGCCCCAGCAAGGCCAAAGAGAAG AAAAAAGACAAG GAAGCAGAAGAGGGAGTGATTTCTTATGAGGACTGTGGAGTGAAGCTGACTGTGTCGTACCATGTCAAAGACCTGGAGGGAGCTGCCCAGCCACAGGCAGGAGACAAG GTGGAGTTCTCCATCAATGAGGTAAAGAGGACGGGCCAGCAGAGTGCGGTCACGATTAAGATCCTCAACCGCACAGTCAACACCAAAAGGCTGCTGGGATACATCGCCACCCTGAAAGACAACTTTGGGTTCATTGAGACGGCCAATCACGATCAAGAGATCTTCTTTCACTACAG TGAGCTGTGTGGAGACATGGAGAACCTGGAGCTGGGTGACACTGTGGAATACACCCTGTCCAAGGGCAAAGGAAACAAAGTCAGCGCTGAGAAGGTTACGAAGGTAGCAGCAG TGAATAGTGTGGGGCAGGATGTTGGTGAGGCGGTGATGCTGGGGAAGGTGGTGCGCCCTCTGCGTAGTGTGGACCCGTCGCAGACAGAGTACCAGGGGCTCATCGAGCACTCAGAGGAAG AGGGCACGAAGGGCCAGAATTACCCCTTTGGCATCATGGGCATGACAAACAAGGCAGACTGTCTGCAGAAAGGAGAGCTGGTGAAGTTCCAGCTGTGCACAGTGGCCCAGACAGGACAGAAGATGGCTTGCAACGTTGTCCCCCAACGCAAAGCCTTAGTGGAGTGCGTCAAGGACCAG TTTGGTTTCATCACATATGAAGTTGGTGAGAGTAAGAAGCTGTTTTTCCATGTCAAAGAGGTGCAGGATGGCTTGGAGCTCCAGACTGGGGATGAGGTGGAGTTCTCAGTCATTCTCAACCAACGCACAGGGAAATGTAGTGCCTGCAATGTGCGCAGAGTCAG TGAAGGGCCTAAACCGGTGGCAACCCCCCGTCCCGATCGTTTGGTCAACCGGCTCAAGAGCATCACCCTGGATGACGCTAGCGCCCCCCGCCTAGTCATTGTGAGACAGCCCCGTGGCCCTGACAACTCAAAG GGCTTCAACGTGGAGCGGAAGACTCGTCAACCGGGTGTAATTGACTGA